Below is a window of Chloroflexota bacterium DNA.
GAGCAGCAATCCGATGACGCCGCCGGTCAGGCTGATGACGACCGCCTCGACGATGAATTGCAGCAGGATATCTTGTGGGCGCGCACCGACGGCTTTGCGCAGGCCGATCTCGCGGGTGCGCTCGGTCACGCTCACCAGCATGATGTTCATGATGCCGATGCCGCCGACGAGCAGCGAGATGCCCGCGATGGCTGCCAGAAACGACGTGAGCAGGCCGGTGATGGTTGAGAGGATGGACAGGAACGATGCCTGGTTAAAGACCGTGAAATCGTCATTGCTTCCGTCGCTCTTGAGGCGATGGCGATCACGCAGCAGCGCGCCGATGCGCGCCTGCACGCCGTCAATATTGGCGCTGTCGGTGACGCCCAGCGTGATCATCGAGACGACGAAATGGTTGCCGTCGGGTGTGCGCGAACCGGGAAAGCGCTGCTGCGCGAAGCTGATCGGAATGAAGGCGCGGTCGTCGATCGAGCCGAAACCGCCACCGCCTTTGGCCTCCAGCACGCCGATCACGCGCAGCGTCGAGTCATTGATGCGCACGGTTTGCGCGACCGCCTGGCCCTTGCCGAACAACGCGCCAGCTAGCTTCGAGCCCAGCACGATAACGGCTGCCCCGTCCTGCACATCGGCCTCGGAAATGAAGCGGCCGTCCTTGATGGTCAGGTTGTTCAGCGAGAGTGCAACGGCGGTCGTGCCCATCAGTGCCGCGCTCTTATCGGCGGCGGCGGCGACGATCTGGCCGCTGGTGTTGAACTGCGGCGCAACGCCGTTCAGCGGCAGGTTCAGTCCGATGATGGCGCTTACATCGTCGACGGTCAGCGACGCCGCGCTGGCGGTGGCGCCGGGCCCCTGGTTGCTCAGGCGGCCCGGGATGATGCTCAGCAGGTTGGTGCCAACCGATTGCACCTGACCGGTAATGGCGGCGCTCGCGCCGTTGCCCAGGGCGAGCAGCGCGATCACCGAGGCGACGCCGATGATGACGCCGAGCATGGTGAGCAGCGAGCGCACCTTGTTGGCCAGGAGGCTGTCAAATGCCATGCCCGCGATTTCAACCAGGTCCACCGTGCCGTCATAGGCGAGTGGCGGCAGCACCGCATGGTTGCCCGCCTCGCCGGACAGCGCGTCGACAGACAACGCCGTGCTCGTTGTGGTCATC
It encodes the following:
- a CDS encoding ABC transporter permease: MTTTSTALSVDALSGEAGNHAVLPPLAYDGTVDLVEIAGMAFDSLLANKVRSLLTMLGVIIGVASVIALLALGNGASAAITGQVQSVGTNLLSIIPGRLSNQGPGATASAASLTVDDVSAIIGLNLPLNGVAPQFNTSGQIVAAAADKSAALMGTTAVALSLNNLTIKDGRFISEADVQDGAAVIVLGSKLAGALFGKGQAVAQTVRINDSTLRVIGVLEAKGGGGFGSIDDRAFIPISFAQQRFPGSRTPDGNHFVVSMITLGVTDSANIDGVQARIGALLRDRHRLKSDGSNDDFTVFNQASFLSILSTITGLLTSFLAAIAGISLLVGGIGIMNIMLVSVTERTREIGLRKAVGARPQDILLQFIVEAVVISLTGGVIGLLLGAAIALAVSISGLLQASIDTGSVILALSFSSAVGLFFGIYPARRASQLNPIDALRYE